In Vidua macroura isolate BioBank_ID:100142 chromosome 7, ASM2450914v1, whole genome shotgun sequence, a single genomic region encodes these proteins:
- the C1QL2 gene encoding complement C1q-like protein 2, with amino-acid sequence MAVALLVAVPLLLLQAPADTGAHYEMMGTCRMICDPYSGGRPPGPGSTAAVEALQDLGANPPPPFVQGPKGEPGRPGKPGPRGPPGEPGPPGPRGPPGERGDAGKPGLPGLALAGAGGGGSGGGAAAGGEAAGGLSAAFSGPRIAFYVGLKSPHEGYEVLKFDDVVTNLGNHYDPASGKFTCQVRGIYFFTYHILMRGGDGTSMWADLCKNGQVRASAIAQDADQNYDYASNSVVLHLDSGDEVYVKLDGGKAHGGNNNKYSTFSGFLLYPD; translated from the exons ATGGCCGTCGCGCTGCTGGTCGCcgtgccgctgctgctgctgcaagcgCCCGCCGACACCGGCGCCCACTACGAGATGATGGGCACCTGCCGCATGATCTGCGACCCGTACAGCGGCGGgcggccgcccggccccggcagcaCGGCCGCCGTGGAGGCCCTGCAGGACCTGGGCGCCAACCCCCCGCCGCCCTTCGTCCAGGGACCCAAGGGGGAGCCGGGCCGGCCGGGCAAGCCGGGCCCCCGCGGGCCGCCCGGGGAGCCGGGTCCGCCGGGTCCGCGGGGCCCGCCGGGGGAGCGGGGCGACGCGGGGAAGCCGGGGCTGCCCGGGCTGGCGCTggcgggcgcgggcggcggcgggagcggcggtggggcggcggcgggcggcgagGCGGCGGGCGGGCTGAGCGCCGCCTTCAGCGGGCCGCGCATCGCCTTCTACGTGGGGCTCAAGAGCCCCCACGAGGGCTATGAGGTCCTCAAGTTCGACGACGTGGTGACCAACCTGGGCAACCACTACGACCCGGCCAGCGGCAAGTTCACCTGCCAGGTGCGCGGCATCTACTTCTTCACCTACCACATCCTCATGCGCGGCGGCGACGGCACCAGCATGTGGGCCGACCTCTGCAAGAACGGCCAG GTGCGGGCCAGTGCCATCGCCCAGGACGCAGACCAGAACTACGACTATGCCAGCAACAGCGTGGTGCTGCACCTGGACTCCGGCGACGAAGTGTATGTCAAGCTGGATGGAGGCAAAGCACACGGAGGCAACAACAATAAGTACAGCACTTTCTCTGGCTTTCTTTTATACCCTGATTAA